From the genome of Vicia villosa cultivar HV-30 ecotype Madison, WI linkage group LG2, Vvil1.0, whole genome shotgun sequence, one region includes:
- the LOC131652816 gene encoding hypersensitive-induced response protein-like protein 2: MGQYLGCYQVDQSNVAIREQFGKFVDVLEPGCHCLPWCLGYQIAGGLSLRVQQLDIKCETKTKDNVFVNVVASVQYRAVADKASDAYYKLTNTREQIQSYVFDVIRATVPKLELDAVFEQKNDIAKAVEDELEKAMSTYGYEIVQTLIVDIEPDVNVKRAMNEINAAARMRLAANEKAEAEKILQIKKAEGEAESKYLSGLGIARQRQAIVDGLRDSVLAFSDNVPGTSAKDVMDMVLVTQYFDTMKDIGASSKSSAVFIPHGPGAVRDIAVQIRDGLLQGNAANL; encoded by the exons ATGGGTCAATATTTGGGATGTTACCAAGTGGACCAGTCCAATGTTGCTATAAGGGAGCAATTTGGAAAATTTGTGGATGTCTTGGAACCTGGATGCCATTGTTTGCCTTGGTGTCTCGGTTACCAGATAGCTGGTGGATTATCGCTTCGTGTGCAACAACTTGATATTAAATGCGAGAcaaaaacaaag GATAATGTCTTTGTGAATGTGGTTGCGTCTGTACAATACCGTGCTGTGGCTGACAAAGCGTCTGATGCCTATTATAAGCTCACCAACACAAGGGAACAAATCCAATCGTATGTTTTTGATG TTATAAGGGCCACTGTGCCAAAGTTGGAGTTGGATGCCGTCTTTGAGCAGAAGAATGATATAGCAAAGGCTGTCGAAGATGAGCTTGAGAAGGCGATGTCAACCTACGGTTACGAGATAGTCCAGACTCTCATTGTTGATATCGAGCCTGATGTGAATGTCAAGAGAGCAATGAATGAGATCAATGCAG CTGCGAGAATGAGGTTGGCGGCAAACGAGAAAGCTGAAGCTGAAAAAATATTGCAGATCAAGAAAGCTGAAGGAGAAGCCGAGTCCAAGTACCTATCAGGACTCGGTATAGCTCGCCAACGTCAAGCCATTGTGGACGGACTAAGGGACAGTGTACTCGCATTCTCTGATAATGTACCCGGAACATCGGCTAAAGATGTCATGGACATGGTGCTTGTGACTCAATACTTCGATACCATGAAGGATATTGGAGCGTCATCGAAATCTTCAGCTGTGTTTATACCACATGGTCCCGGTGCTGTCAGAGACATTGCTGTGCAGATTAGGGATGGCCTCCTTCAGGGAAATGCTGCCAATTTATAA
- the LOC131652814 gene encoding hypersensitive-induced response protein-like protein 2: MGQCLGCYQVDQSNVAIKEQFGKFVDVLEPGCHCLPWCLGYQIAGGLSLRVQQLDIKCETKTKDNVFVNVVASVQYRAVADKASDAYYKLTNTREQIQSYVFDVIRATVPKLELDAVFEQKNDIAKAVEDELEKAMSTYGYEIVQTLIVDIEPDVNVKRAMNEINAAARMRLAANEKAEAEKILQIKKAEGEAESKYLSGLGIARQRQAIVDGLRDSVLAFSDNVPGTSAKDVMDMVLVTQYFDTMKDIGASSKSSAVFIPHGPGAVRDVAMQIRDGLLQGNAANL, translated from the exons ATGGGTCAATGTTTGGGATGTTACCAAGTGGACCAGTCCAATGTTGCTATAAAGGAGCAATTTGGAAAATTTGTCGATGTCTTGGAACCTGGATGCCATTGTTTGCCTTGGTGTCTCGGTTACCAGATAGCTGGTGGATTATCGCTTCGTGTGCAGCAACTTGATATTAAATGCGAGAcaaaaacaaag GATAATGTCTTTGTGAATGTGGTTGCATCTGTACAATACCGCGCTGTGGCTGACAAAGCGTCTGATGCCTATTATAAGCTCACCAACACAAGGGAACAGATCCAATCGTATGTTTTTGATG TTATAAGGGCCACTGTGCCAAAGTTGGAGTTGGATGCCGTCTTTGAGCAGAAGAATGATATAGCAAAGGCTGTCGAAGATGAGCTTGAGAAGGCGATGTCAACCTACGGTTACGAGATAGTCCAGACTCTCATTGTTGATATCGAGCCTGATGTCAATGTCAAGAGAGCAATGAATGAGATCAATGCAG CTGCGAGAATGAGGTTGGCTGCAAACGAAAAAGCTGAAGCTGAAAAAATATTGCAGATCAAGAAAGCTGAAGGTGAAGCCGAGTCCAAGTACCTATCAGGACTCGGCATAGCTCGCCAACGTCAAGCCATTGTGGACGGACTAAGGGACAGTGTACTCGCATTCTCTGATAATGTACCCGGAACATCGGCTAAAGATGTCATGGACATGGTGCTGGTGACTCAATACTTCGACACCATGAAGGATATTGGAGCGTCATCGAAATCTTCAGCTGTGTTTATACCACATGGTCCCGGTGCTGTCAGAGACGTTGCTATGCAGATTAGGGATGGCCTCCTTCAGGGAAATGCTGCAAATTTATAA
- the LOC131652818 gene encoding hypersensitive-induced response protein-like protein 2, with protein MGQYLGCYQVDQSNVAIREQFGKFVDVLEPGCHCLPWCLGYQIAGGLSLRVQQLDIKCETKTKDNVFVNVVASVQYRAVADKASDAYYKLTNTREQIQSYVFDVIRATVPKLELDAVFEQKNDIAKAVEDELEKAMSTYGYEIVQTLIVDIEPDVNVKRAMNEINAAARMRLAANEKAEAEKILQIKKAEGEAESKYLSGLGIARQRQAIVDGLRDSVLAFSDNVPGTSAKDVMDMVLVTQYFDTMKDIGASSKSSAVFIPHGPGAVRDIAVQIRDGLLQGNAANL; from the exons ATGGGTCAATATTTGGGATGTTACCAAGTGGACCAGTCCAATGTTGCTATAAGGGAGCAATTTGGAAAATTTGTGGATGTCTTGGAACCTGGATGCCATTGTTTGCCTTGGTGTCTCGGTTACCAGATAGCTGGTGGATTATCGCTTCGTGTGCAACAACTTGATATTAAATGCGAGAcaaaaacaaag GATAATGTCTTTGTGAATGTGGTTGCGTCTGTACAATACCGTGCTGTGGCTGACAAAGCGTCTGATGCCTATTATAAGCTCACCAACACAAGGGAACAAATCCAATCGTATGTTTTTGATG TTATAAGGGCCACTGTGCCAAAGTTGGAGTTGGATGCCGTCTTTGAGCAGAAGAATGATATAGCAAAGGCTGTCGAAGATGAGCTTGAGAAGGCGATGTCAACCTACGGTTACGAGATAGTCCAGACTCTCATTGTTGATATCGAGCCTGATGTGAATGTCAAGAGAGCAATGAATGAGATCAATGCAG CTGCGAGAATGAGGTTGGCGGCAAACGAGAAAGCTGAAGCTGAAAAAATATTGCAGATCAAGAAAGCTGAAGGAGAAGCCGAGTCCAAGTACCTATCAGGACTCGGTATAGCTCGCCAACGTCAAGCCATTGTGGACGGACTAAGGGACAGTGTACTCGCATTCTCTGATAATGTACCCGGAACATCGGCTAAAGATGTCATGGACATGGTGCTTGTGACTCAATACTTCGATACCATGAAGGATATTGGAGCGTCATCGAAATCTTCAGCTGTGTTCATACCACATGGTCCCGGTGCTGTCAGAGACATTGCTGTGCAGATTAGGGATGGCCTCCTTCAGGGAAATGCTGCCAATTTATAA